A stretch of Metabacillus sp. FJAT-52054 DNA encodes these proteins:
- a CDS encoding immunoglobulin-like domain-containing protein, with product MKLKKIMAFFMFALLALSGCSTKEAQGSASAEDQLPSQIGAPGKEHEYFVWPGNIHKKTEYGPHTGKYFKRRGGFHFDTSGYYMSAKSPVHAVLKVSSAEKTIRYQLTERDRNYKKFKLIAEKTAKMENFSTGLPDKENALYVLSIEILGDKGQVEDTAVELIYVPTAEINAKVSLNKKQITKSDSLQLTLENYGPQELLTGVSYHYEKWTGWKWKLVNLDMAFNSVGVNILPGESQTLTLNTSELPAGKYRVVKDVQNELNMKADLAAEFEIK from the coding sequence ATGAAGCTAAAAAAAATCATGGCCTTTTTCATGTTTGCATTATTGGCACTGTCCGGTTGTTCAACTAAGGAAGCTCAAGGATCAGCTTCTGCTGAGGATCAGCTGCCTTCTCAAATCGGAGCTCCTGGCAAGGAACATGAATACTTTGTTTGGCCAGGCAATATTCACAAAAAAACAGAATACGGTCCGCATACCGGAAAGTATTTTAAAAGAAGAGGAGGTTTCCACTTTGACACCTCGGGGTACTATATGTCGGCGAAATCCCCTGTACATGCTGTGCTAAAAGTGTCTTCTGCAGAGAAAACCATCCGGTATCAGCTGACGGAAAGAGATCGGAATTACAAAAAATTTAAATTGATTGCGGAAAAAACAGCAAAAATGGAAAACTTCTCTACTGGACTGCCTGACAAAGAAAATGCTCTGTATGTGCTCAGTATTGAAATTCTCGGGGATAAAGGACAGGTAGAGGATACAGCCGTTGAGCTCATTTACGTCCCAACAGCGGAAATCAATGCAAAGGTATCCTTAAATAAAAAACAGATAACGAAATCGGACAGCCTTCAATTAACACTGGAAAATTACGGTCCGCAGGAATTATTAACAGGAGTATCGTATCATTACGAAAAATGGACGGGATGGAAATGGAAACTGGTCAATCTCGATATGGCATTTAATAGTGTAGGAGTTAACATACTTCCTGGAGAATCCCAAACATTAACGCTGAATACATCGGAGCTGCCTGCCGGAAAATACAGAGTGGTTAAGGACGTTCAAAACGAGTTAAACATGAAGGCTGATCTGGCAGCGGAATTTGAAATAAAATAG
- a CDS encoding carotenoid biosynthesis protein, which produces MKADHWLYVFFLIWYGCGVILLGFDILPVWLEWANVVFLIVAGILGGVYFHHTYGPKMGIGLSLTVILLSIFAEHLGVEYGILFGDYYYTKDFGPQILGVPVAIGFAWLMVIGGSHAILKAVLPHAPIIVFSAIGGLLAVLIDLIIDPVAAEVKEYWVWTAESFYYNIPFSNFSGWFITAFVLHLIIGLAGKERYTPVPLWQNRITAVYFLVLFMFALLAALHSLWLAVGFSMVPAVLVLASYIFSVKRGSHDRSQQKQVV; this is translated from the coding sequence TTGAAGGCGGATCATTGGCTTTATGTTTTTTTTCTTATTTGGTACGGCTGCGGTGTTATTTTGCTTGGATTTGACATTCTGCCTGTTTGGCTAGAATGGGCCAACGTTGTGTTTCTCATAGTAGCCGGAATTCTTGGAGGAGTATATTTTCATCATACATACGGCCCGAAAATGGGGATTGGCTTATCATTGACGGTCATCCTTCTTTCTATTTTCGCTGAGCATCTGGGTGTGGAATACGGAATCCTTTTCGGCGACTACTATTATACAAAGGATTTCGGTCCTCAAATTCTGGGCGTTCCGGTTGCGATCGGCTTTGCATGGCTCATGGTGATTGGCGGTTCACACGCTATTTTAAAAGCCGTTCTCCCCCATGCTCCCATAATCGTTTTCAGTGCGATTGGCGGGCTGCTGGCAGTATTGATTGACTTAATCATCGACCCGGTCGCAGCTGAAGTAAAGGAATACTGGGTTTGGACAGCGGAAAGTTTTTATTACAACATCCCGTTTTCAAATTTTTCCGGATGGTTCATTACGGCGTTTGTTCTCCATTTGATTATTGGGCTGGCGGGAAAAGAGCGCTACACACCCGTTCCGCTTTGGCAAAACCGGATTACGGCTGTTTACTTTTTAGTGCTATTTATGTTCGCACTGCTGGCGGCCCTTCATTCCCTCTGGCTCGCTGTCGGCTTCTCCATGGTTCCTGCTGTGCTCGTACTGGCAAGCTATATTTTCTCAGTAAAGAGGGGTTCACATGATCGAAGCCAGCAAAAGCAAGTGGTTTGA